One Coffea eugenioides isolate CCC68of chromosome 2, Ceug_1.0, whole genome shotgun sequence genomic window, tttatataaaaatatataaatgtataataatTGTATTATATTagatataatacataatataaatatatttataaatgtatattattataaatgtataaattataaatgaatattatataaatgtataaattataaattataaatttttatatttttatataaatatacatttatgcatttataatacatttataaatatttataaataaatatatttatatatttatataaaaatatataaatgcattataaatgtattatattatatataatacataatataaatatatttataaatgtataagtgtatattattataaatgtataaattataaatgaatattaatatattataaatatatattaatattgtgtataaatgtattaatataattaatataaatgtataaatatattaatattatgtataagtgtaaaattaatattatgtatattaatataaatgtattataaatgtatgatattatatataatacataatataaatgtatattataaacatacattaatatatatattctgtataaatgtacatttatataaatgtataatatatataatatataatatatattatattatatatatattatattatatatatattatattatatatattatattatatataatttatataatatataatatttatataaatatataaaaatatataaaaatattttttaaataaaataaaatatttataatatgtataaataaataaataaatatttaatatatattatatacattaatattaattataaatattataatattataaatatggtgtttatataatatttcaatttgtaatatttattgtatatttcattatataaatatttatataatttataatttataaatatataatatataattttcaatttgtataatatacattattacattattacatattatgtatattatatattatcataacattattatacattattatacacaataatgtacataataatattatacattaataatgtatatactataatataatgtacataatatattatgtataaatatttatacatttatggatacaatattacatattatgtatattatattatattatgtataatattaatgtatataaatatttatataatatataatatataaatatattattttcaatttgtatatttcaatttatattaatataatatatataatatacataattgaaatatacaaatgaatatatatatatatatatatggagttgtttttgatataatgtttggatatggtgtttttgaagttgttttgaaaatacacatttactgtagcatttggaatgtgaaaaacagtttttcaaaaaatagagGTAAAAACAAGAAATCCAAACCGACCCGATATTTTTCCATGGGAGGAAGTACTATTTATACTTTTTAATTTCTCttatttgaataaattctcTCCTAGGATTATCTGATGAGAGATTATTCTCTTCTAGAATCTCCTAGTGggagtttttcttttctaaattgTTCTAACGagaattttattttcttctgaGTTTTTTTCTTGTGAGAGTTTTTTAGATTTTTATCtttgtgaaatttgaaattttgtaaaTCTAGAATCTGGTTTATTAGATCTGCAATTTCTTCATTATTGTCAGATCTAAATTTCTCTTTGGATTTGAACCAATTTTAATCAGATATGATTGTCAGCACACATGTACAGATGTATTGGGTTACAATGATTCATTCGAATGGAAGATATATAGGAGTATCAATGTCATTTttatttgtattattttttAGATTTGTTATATCTATTGATTTCAGATCTTTATGTATTTGTGTTAtatttgtttgatatattttctGTCATTAGTGCATATTTGTTTGAAAGAAATGATCTTtctataaaaacaaaaaaaaacaaaaacaaaaacaaaaacatcaCATTTCGctctttatcccattttatttatttaactaAAAGAGAGTAAAATATATCTACCCTACAATTAAATCAATAAAGAGTGTCATGACATAAAGTTTAATGATGACCTCCCATATGTGGGAAAATCACTGAAAATATCTTGTGGTTGTATTTTATCATTACTTATTGCGACTGATTGACTTCCTACATGATAAATGACTACGAGACTAATGATTTAActtatatgagataaaaaaaatgattaaaaaatgtattcatAAGAAGCGGAAATTTTTTTCGCAAAAAAATACATCCAAGCAATGCTAGTTCGCAAAAAACGTAActtttttggggaaaaaaaaaaaaaatccaaacaatGCACTAGCAATTCTCTCTTTATAAGTAGCAAGTGCCTTGGCTTCAAGACTCAAGGGGCAACCAGGCTGTGGAGGCAATTTGAGGACAAGACAGATGGCTTCACCTGTTGCACTCATCGCTCTCATCTCGCTGGTCCTGGTAAGAAGCTCACTGCTAGTAATTAGCCAACCATCTACCTTGACTCTCGTAAAAGCTACTCTAACAAATTGTACAGTTTTTTTAAGTGCAGACCGGTAGCATGAAACGGATTTCTTTCTGGTACTTGTAATGAAATTCGTTAAGTGAATCCCAGTGGGTTTGTAGCCAGTCCTAGATCGAGAACTGAAAAAGATTGTGAAGCTAGCTAGTTGATTAAACGTTAGACCAGTAGGAACTGAAAAGTGATAATTAATGATAGAAGAATCGAGCCACTAATATGTTTGTTGTTAACAAAAATCTTGCAGTTTGCGGGCATCACAGAAGCAAGAAAAGACCCTGGAGAGTACTGGCAAGGTGTTGCTGCTAGAAATGATCAGGCTCTGTTGGAAGCAATTCCGCACCTTGTCCGCATAGATTCCACCCTCTCCGACACGAAGAAAATTACGACTGCTAGTGATTGTCACACTTCCAACAAAAAGGATTCTGTAGCAGAAGCTGCAAACAACAAGAAGTCCGTCTTTGCCACAGACTTCGAACCAAGACCCAACTTATCCGCCTATGGAGATGATGCTAAATtgaagaagaaggaagaaaaaacttTCACGAAAGACTTCGAGCCAAGGCCTGGTGCTAGCTTCTACGCCAATTAGGCCGGAAGAAACAACTACTCTTGCTTTTTAAGGAAGCCCCCGCTCCGGCGCTAGCGTTTGTATTATGTAGTAGTAATATTATGTTGTTGTTATGTATGAAAAAATAATCTATCTTATTATATCATGTATAGTTCTGCCCCCAGACCGTAAGTCGTATCTTTGTCGTGTCAAGTTGTTGGGTGATGCCTTCGATCTGGTTTGACTTTGATTTCAAAGTGATGCTAAGAGCTACTAGTAAGTACTCAGTTCAAAAAGTCTACTTTGTTGTCGCATGTTTGATGTTTCCCTAGAATGTTCTCAGGATGTAAagctttccccttttttttttcttttttaatctaTGCTATTATCCTATTAAGCTTTTATTaccaaaaaatggaaaaaggttTAATTTTCTAATACGCCAAAGTCATCCTAATTGTCAAGGACAATCTTATATCAATCTTGGCATTAACTtcattttgctccatttccAATTCATTATGAAAAAATGGATATCGTCCCCTCTGAAGAAACATTTACATCTTCCGCTCCTGCAAACGTCGACGCCACCACCCTCCCTTCAACAACCATGAGCCACCTCAAACTCCACCACGCCTTTACCCAACTCCAAAATCAAAACCGACCGATCTCAGCCACCTCAATTACAAAAACCACCGCAAACCACCACTACCACTTCCTCTGATTCTCCGTGAtccttttgtttatttttctttcttacaGTCACTGACCGTGGAATAGTCAATTAGTGAATCTATGTATACAAAAATTTAACAGTTGAATCCATAATTCCATATTACAAATTCCGAGAAATCAACGAAAGGCCAAGAACATGACCAACATTACTGGAGCACCAGGAggatattattaaaaaaaaaaaagaaaaaaagggctACTTGACCAGTAATGTGCAGATTGCATGAAGATATTTTGTAAGCTAACGGGGATAACTCGTCATACGCGACGACTTAATCGTGAACTGATCTGGTGCTGCTGCTGGGAATCAGTAATGTGCTGTGGGAACCGCCGCTGGGCTGAAGAAGATCACACCAGCAAAGGCATAAAGGCATAGCCAAAGTCAGAAAAATTAAACTTTGTTCCCCTAAGATTTTATTTGTCTATATTCTTTTAAAAATTAAACTTTGTCCCCCTAAGATTTTAGAAATCTTTTTGTACTATTCAAGTGtccaaaaaaatgtttttttttttacttatctccttgaaaatattaaactGTGTCTCACAAGTTTTTTACAAAACGTAAGATTGCCCCACTTCAAGTATATTTCTTTACTAATTTTGCTTCTTTTACTCTCTAAAATCTCAAGTTCTGATTTGCCAATGCCGATTTATCATCATGATATTTTTGTCATAGACATATAACAAGAGCTATTTGTGTCATTTTAAGCAAAGGTAGCGAATATGGTCCATATATCTACATGTCCAGTATACTAATTGCGGTCTCATTTTGTTGTGAAGTACTTAAGAATCAACATTACAATTGACACCATAATATTCAGTGTAATAAAGTCAAGTCTATTCACCTAATAGAAATCACGATGATCACATAAAATCAATGGCATAATAAACTAAATGATTTGTCAAATGGAACTTGAATAAACAAGCCCACTCAACTAAAAATACAGGAATTTCTCATCAAGAGGGGCTGTGGATCAAGGAGTGAGCTTGACAAAAAGGAATTGGATAAATGAATAGTATAAAAATACAACACTAATTTAGGAGAAAGCTTTTAGAGTTTTTATCATTAAAGTTTATAGTTGAAAGGGTTCAAATCGTGTACCTAACGGTTGGAGATAAAAAGGATGTGGAGAGAGGTAAATGGATTAAAAAAATGTTACTAATTGGTGTATTTTGTGTAAAGAGACCAACGTCCTCGCACGATGTATTAGAGCAATTAACCTCTAAAACTTCCGCATCAATGCGAACAATTCAACTCTAATTGGTAACTAGAGCAAATAGATGTATTCCACagataaatatttttttctttttcttttttatcaatattttccaattttccttacAAGACCACATATTCTAGGCAATTTCCTTACGACTTTGTTCTATTCTTTGTTACGATATCGGCTCCATTTGaattagttgtttttgaaactatttttgaaaaattttactgtaacagtgtatatgaaaaatttttactataaattttttttgaaatatttaatatattgtACGGATaggatgttttttgagttattatGTATTATTGTatcattgtatttgaaaaacttgtttttaaaaaattgatcaaTCCAAACGGATTCCACGAATccattttgtaaaaaagaaaatccTATTGTAGTAataatttcccttttttttctgaaaaaaaacCTTCTAAAAACAACCTTAACTCCTTGAACTAACCTTCGAAAAAGTACAGAACAAAAAGATCGAAATGAAGTCCAGTCCACCAGATCAAGAGGTGACGCCTCATCCAGAACGTCAAATAGGTAAGGTTAGTCTGATCTCTTTGTACGCACGAATCATGATCGGAGTTCCACAAGAATACGATTATACAGCAGAGAAGGCTGCTGTAGACCAGTAGTATTAGTACTAGTGTACTACTACTCAATGGCCACAAGTGACTTGTCCTGCAGACGCACCCAACTAAGCATAGACCGACAATCCATGTTATCAAAGTTATACAAGGTGGAAAAAGTAATTTTGgtcatatattatatattatttttccccaagatttttaaaattcatttgcATTAAATTATAAATACAGTAGTATAAGCAGATAGTGCGCGGAAGACAACACCCTCAGTAGTTAAAAACTTGAAAATGGAGGAAAAGCGCACCGGAACCCCACCGCCGGCGGCTTCATCGGCCGAGGCTCCGGTGACCGATGCACCTGCCAGTTCGAGGCGGAGAGGCGGAGGACAGAAGAGAAAAGCAAGCGCCACCGGCAGCGGCAGCAGTTCGACTCCTCAAACAACCTCGTCCAAGCGCCAGGCTCGTGAGAAGCCGCCGCCCGTACCTTTCCCTCCGATCCACAATGGTCCGCTAACCAGAGCTCGGCTGCTGCCGAATAACGGGGCCGCTTTTGTACCTTCGCCTTCCGGTGTGAAGAATGAGTTGGACGAGGTGGCTAAGAGAGAGGCTGGAGGCGGAGAAGTTTTGAAGGGGGACGAACCAAATGAGGCGGCCAAGGAGGATTTGCAAGCTCTGGAGGCCAAATTTGAAGCTGATTATGAAGCAATTAGATCACGAGAGTCTATTGCTCATGTGGTGCCCAATCATGCTGGTGAGGTGGAATTGATGTTGCTGGATTTTGAGAACCACTTAGGTTTATTTGCATTGTTTATTTTTTAGGTTTCCAAGTTTGAGTAATTGGTAGATTCTGCTAAATGAAACTTATACAGGGTAATTTCCGGAGATTAGGGATAATATTTATTGTAGTTCTGGTTAGTAAATAAGAATACACAGAAGGTTTGTTTCTCTCAAACACCTATACgcacttttcaaaatttttacaCTTTGCGGTAATAAAAACATTATTGGTGTGTCTATGCGAAGGAAGTTCTTTATTGCGAACGTTCTGCAATTGTTATAACTGATCAACGTGCTTTATATGTCAAGCAACTTAACGCTTATTTATTGCTTCTCTTGCTATTATTCAAACTTGTATAGGGTGGTTTTCTTGGACAAAAATTCATCCCCTGGAAGAGAAAACATTGCCATCTTTCTTCAGTGGGAAATCTGAAAGTAGGACTCCTGAAATATACATGGAGATACGTAATTGGATTATGAAAAAATTTCATGCAAACCCCAACACAAATATTGAGTTCAAAGATTTGTCAGAGATATCGGTTGGCGAGTTGGATGCAAGGCAGGAGGTGATGGAGTTTTTGGACTACTGGGGGCTGATTAATTACCACCCTTTCCCAAAAGATGATCTGACCACTGTGAGCATCACAGGTGATGCTCATAAAGACGGAAAGGCTGAATCTTTGTTGGAAAGTTTGTTTCGATTTGAATCCGATCAATCATGTATGCGAGTTATTCCCAGGAACTGTGAGGCAACACCATCTGTGTCATCTGGGTTATTTCCAGAGTCTGCAATTTCTGAAGAGCTGGTCAAGTCTGAGGGAGTTGAGTACCATTGCAATTCTTGCTCAGCTGATTGCTCTCGCAAGCGTTATCATTGCCAGAAGCAGGTTTATGTTGCCCATTTTGTCTCTTATGATTTATCCTCCCTGTAGCGTGTTGCAGGCTATGAATCTATTTCGGctgaaatatttatttttcctaATTCTAGACCACTGTGTGATCAAGATATCAGCTTTGAGTTTGCATAGTTTGTAATCGAGTGAGTTCTATTAACTGCCTAGCTAACTGAAACCTTTGAGCCATTGACGTGATGATTCGAGAGTATTTCCAATCCAGAAATCCACAACTCTGCCATTTAAAGTAAATGCTGAAAATTACAATTTTGATGTTTAATTTTTGGTCCTTATATGGAGTTCCAAATAATGATTTTCAAAGTCTTCGAATGTTCTTCCGAGGTGAATAATCCTATCATCACCTGGTTAATTTGAAGAAGTCCTTGTTTCATTATAATTCCATTTATGCCCTTCACTAAGGCCTTCTTAACCttgcattttcaattttttctatttcctTTGCATAAATTTGTTCTAAGCATCTGCTTAGCATAAATTAAACTCTTGTATAGTTTTGATGCCACAAAGCATTGCGATCACCTTGTCATGAAATCAATATATGAATCATTTTAGAGTTCAACTTTGTCTAATGAAAGGCTGTATGAGTGAATTCACATTTCTGTTATTCCCTTTACTTTAAGATCAAAGGTCCATGAGAAACAATATCAAAGTCTGAATATAAAAGGAAAGTGCCATAAGTATCTTATTATAAGTGGATAAGTATTAATTTAGTTATTTGTCAAGGGAAGACTAAAATTATGTGGATTGGTTGCAAAGTAAGATTCGAAGGTAAAGTTTCCCTTGACCATATTTGATATGCATGCTCAAGCAAAATATTTAATGAGGCAACGACAAAATATAGATATCTGGAATCTAAAACAGCGAGTAGAGTCAATTATTTTATGTCATTTGCGTCTGATTGCAAAATTTTCGATATACACTCACCCCTATTTGCCACATAAACTCTCCCTAACTTGCCTTGTGTATTTATTGTCTCCAATGATTGTATAACATATAATATTTAACTCAATTTGCCATCTATATCCATTTTCTTTTCAGATCGCTGATTATCAACTGCTTTATGTCACTTATGGGGATATAACATTGTCATGCTTGCTTATTGATTGTACAAAAGTTTACCATAATACAGGATGCACTGATCAAAATAGTAATCAAAATTTTCACAGATTCTAAAAGTTGAAGTCATTGAATATTATAAGTGATCTAAACCTAATTATTGGTCAAAATCTGCCTTCATTTGATAGAAATATGCAGAGATGGCAATTTGACCTTATTGGCACTGATTATAAACCTAGAAGAATACTTATAGTGTCTGACAGGGGATCTAAAGCTAATCGTTGACCAAAATTTGCTGCAGTTCATTTAATTGCGGACGAAGATGACaaaatgcattttgtttttattccaAGATCATTTTAGCCTTACCAAAAAATGCTATTTATGTAGTCAAAATGCCATCAAGAAAGACTTATTTATATCTCTTGCACAATATGGGGTTGTTTGTTTGTGTAACTTGAAAAAGAAGGGATCCTTTCTATTGCAAACAAAGAAATAGGCGTACTCCATGAAATTGACATATGTTTTGAGGAGCTCTTGTTGccttttaaactttttttaattgttaattttttatttcaacaATACTTGCCAATAATGCATGACGTTAAAGGTGCTATTTTGCCACCAATATTGGACTGGGTTCTTATAATATTCCTGAAATTTCACTTCTGCTGATTGTATCTCTGTTACACAGGCAGATTTTGATTTATGCACTGAATGTTTTAACAATGGGAAGTTCGGTTCTGATATGTCCCCATCCGATTTTATTGTGATGGAGCCTGCTGAGGCCGGTGGTGCTAGTGGTGGAAATTGGACAGATCAGGAGACCCTCCTACTCCTTGAAGCTTTGGAACTTTTCAAGGAAAATTGGAATGAGATTGCTGAGCATGTCGCTACTAAAACTAAAGCTCAGTGTATTTTGCATTTTGTCCAAATGCCAATTGAAGATACATTCTTGGATAGTTGCGATGAAGGTGACATTCCTTCTAAAGGAAATTCAGATGCAGTTCCAATTAATGATGATACTTCAGCTCCAAAAGATGGTCCTGAAACAGCTGAGAGCAAGGTCAAGGCAAAAGACGACGACCCTGCATCTTCTCCGATGGAAAGTTCAAAGCCTGAAGACACTGATGGATCAACAGTCTGTGAAGTTGGTGAGAATTTTGCTGTGAAAGCACTAACTGAAGCATTTGAAATTGTTAATTCT contains:
- the LOC113762069 gene encoding organ-specific protein S2-like produces the protein MASPVALIALISLVLFAGITEARKDPGEYWQGVAARNDQALLEAIPHLVRIDSTLSDTKKITTASDCHTSNKKDSVAEAANNKKSVFATDFEPRPNLSAYGDDAKLKKKEEKTFTKDFEPRPGASFYAN
- the LOC113762617 gene encoding SWI/SNF complex subunit SWI3D, with the translated sequence MEEKRTGTPPPAASSAEAPVTDAPASSRRRGGGQKRKASATGSGSSSTPQTTSSKRQAREKPPPVPFPPIHNGPLTRARLLPNNGAAFVPSPSGVKNELDEVAKREAGGGEVLKGDEPNEAAKEDLQALEAKFEADYEAIRSRESIAHVVPNHAGWFSWTKIHPLEEKTLPSFFSGKSESRTPEIYMEIRNWIMKKFHANPNTNIEFKDLSEISVGELDARQEVMEFLDYWGLINYHPFPKDDLTTVSITGDAHKDGKAESLLESLFRFESDQSCMRVIPRNCEATPSVSSGLFPESAISEELVKSEGVEYHCNSCSADCSRKRYHCQKQADFDLCTECFNNGKFGSDMSPSDFIVMEPAEAGGASGGNWTDQETLLLLEALELFKENWNEIAEHVATKTKAQCILHFVQMPIEDTFLDSCDEGDIPSKGNSDAVPINDDTSAPKDGPETAESKVKAKDDDPASSPMESSKPEDTDGSTVCEVGENFAVKALTEAFEIVNSLPSPGERLSFAEAGNPVMTLVAFLVRLLEPNVATASARSSLKSISGNCTGDQLAMRHCFRLEDPPDEKNSVLSERPAEMVEQETPRSDEQYPEKREENLSPVVDGAHLSTEEDNKSKKDSLVEEERPLASPSLACVDEPASAKETNETTTNEESEPTHVIESDKPDVPKEQEPANAEKSDDLAMEVEVPPGFEKEPDDAAPLGEPSESADVSKDMDLEMKDRVELTASNLVAENEANKEAKDIIDEEKCALEMKNDLATDKIKRAAVTALSAAAVKAKLLAKQEEQQIQRLAALLIEKQLHKLETKLAFFNDMENVVMRVREQLERSKQRLFHERAQIIATRLGKPGSRTMSQQLPVNRVAMAFANSAPRPIIGMISPRPPVSKPIIASNPASSSFLPATIAGSSVQPSNQDQPSSVVTK